One window of the Shewanella cyperi genome contains the following:
- the glnE gene encoding bifunctional [glutamate--ammonia ligase]-adenylyl-L-tyrosine phosphorylase/[glutamate--ammonia-ligase] adenylyltransferase: MERLQEIWGEGLAALSAEQRLELETVLGLSDFIARELCRHPEWIPEYFAGQLEKVERSEFDKKLHQDLTNVRSEDEAKAVLRQFRNRHMVRLAWRDFLGYSELEESLLDISALAEALIVAARDWLYQDMCQSLGTPVDGNGRPQTLMILGMGKLGGRELNFSSDIDLIFTFPEHGETQGGRRSLDNQQFFIRMGQRLVNLLNQVTVDGFVFRVDMRLRPYGESGPLVVSFSALEDYYQEQGRDWERYAMVKARALGPWSSDSDELHSLLRPFVYRRYIDFSAIESLRRMKQLIAQEVRRRQLKDNIKLGAGGIREVEFVVQSFQLIRGGREPALRTQSLFGAIDTLYSLGQLEYLAVDELKHSYLLLRRVENLLQAIDDKQTQTLPDNPLDWQRLCYAMELANEIDLRTHLEAAMGKIHRHFRATVGGEEGDDNQEHWTHQFWNVQQDDHAEALLRDQQIDDPDFWPLLSAWRDTVSRRSIGPRGRETLDKLMPRLLAELVAMPQPSKAFKPVFGVVEQVLTRTTYLELLCENPGARAQLVSLCCASPWIATQLARFPMLLDELIDPAQLYDTTSLDDYGSELRQYLLRVPEEDMEQQMEALRQFKLSQQLKIASADVTGVLPIMQVSDHLTFLAEAIIEQVVHQAWQQVSARHGIPEHLTPGQMGFAVVGYGKLGGIELGYGSDLDLVFLHNYQGSGMTNGDKPIEISHFYLKLAQRILHLFSTRTTSGELYEVDMRLRPSGASGLLVSEIERFGEYQRDEAWTWEHQALVRSRFVFGDNPLAVRFSAIRAEVLAKERDADKLKAEVRDMRTKMREHLLKVDSGMFDLKQSAGGIADIEFIAQYLVLANSHNWPEMAVWSDNVRIFQTAAELELLELPVAQHLTQAYCTLRDENHRLTLAGQAGQLPLDQVEDHVERVCTIYEAVLGAGAN; the protein is encoded by the coding sequence ATGGAGCGTCTGCAGGAGATCTGGGGCGAAGGCCTGGCGGCCCTGAGTGCCGAGCAGCGGCTGGAGCTGGAAACCGTACTCGGGCTCAGCGATTTTATTGCCCGGGAACTGTGCCGCCATCCCGAGTGGATCCCCGAGTATTTTGCCGGTCAGCTGGAAAAAGTAGAACGCAGTGAGTTCGACAAAAAACTGCACCAGGATTTGACCAATGTCCGCAGTGAAGACGAAGCCAAGGCTGTGCTGCGCCAGTTCCGCAATCGGCACATGGTGCGCCTGGCCTGGCGTGATTTTCTCGGTTACAGCGAACTGGAAGAATCCCTGCTGGACATTTCGGCCCTGGCGGAGGCGCTGATCGTCGCCGCCCGGGATTGGCTGTACCAGGACATGTGTCAGAGCCTGGGCACGCCGGTGGACGGCAATGGCCGGCCCCAGACGCTGATGATCCTCGGTATGGGCAAGCTTGGTGGCCGGGAGCTGAATTTCTCCTCCGACATCGACCTTATCTTCACCTTCCCCGAACACGGCGAAACCCAGGGAGGCCGTCGCAGCCTCGACAACCAACAGTTTTTTATCCGCATGGGCCAGCGCCTGGTGAACCTGCTAAACCAGGTGACAGTGGATGGCTTCGTGTTCCGGGTGGATATGCGCCTGCGCCCCTACGGCGAAAGCGGTCCCCTGGTGGTCAGCTTCAGCGCCCTGGAAGATTACTACCAGGAGCAGGGCCGCGACTGGGAACGTTATGCCATGGTCAAGGCCCGGGCCCTCGGCCCCTGGAGCAGCGACAGCGACGAGCTGCACAGCCTGCTGCGCCCCTTTGTGTACCGTCGTTATATCGACTTTTCCGCCATCGAATCCCTGCGGCGCATGAAACAGCTTATCGCCCAGGAGGTGCGCCGCCGTCAGCTCAAGGACAATATCAAGCTCGGCGCCGGCGGCATCCGTGAGGTGGAGTTCGTGGTGCAATCCTTCCAGCTTATTCGCGGTGGCCGGGAGCCGGCGCTGCGCACCCAGAGTCTGTTCGGTGCCATAGACACCCTCTACAGCCTGGGTCAGTTGGAATACCTGGCGGTGGATGAACTCAAACACAGCTATCTGCTGCTCAGACGGGTGGAAAACCTGCTGCAGGCCATAGATGACAAGCAAACCCAGACCCTGCCTGATAACCCGCTGGACTGGCAACGACTGTGCTATGCCATGGAGCTGGCCAACGAAATCGATTTGCGTACCCATCTGGAAGCAGCCATGGGCAAGATCCATCGCCATTTCCGCGCCACAGTCGGCGGCGAGGAGGGGGACGATAACCAGGAGCACTGGACCCACCAATTCTGGAACGTGCAGCAGGACGATCACGCCGAGGCCCTGCTCAGGGATCAGCAAATCGATGACCCGGATTTCTGGCCCCTGCTCAGCGCCTGGCGCGACACAGTGAGTCGCCGCTCCATCGGTCCCCGCGGCCGCGAGACCCTCGACAAGCTGATGCCGCGGCTGCTGGCGGAGCTGGTGGCCATGCCCCAGCCCTCCAAGGCGTTCAAGCCGGTGTTCGGCGTGGTGGAGCAGGTGCTGACCCGCACTACCTACCTGGAGTTGCTGTGCGAAAATCCCGGCGCCCGGGCCCAGCTGGTGAGCCTGTGCTGCGCCAGTCCCTGGATTGCCACCCAGCTGGCTCGTTTCCCCATGCTGCTGGACGAGCTTATCGACCCGGCCCAGCTGTACGACACCACCTCCCTGGATGACTATGGCAGCGAGTTGCGCCAGTACCTGCTGCGGGTACCCGAAGAGGACATGGAACAGCAAATGGAGGCGCTGCGGCAATTCAAGCTGTCGCAGCAGCTGAAAATCGCCAGCGCCGATGTCACCGGGGTGTTGCCTATCATGCAGGTCAGCGATCACCTGACCTTCCTTGCCGAGGCCATCATCGAGCAGGTGGTACACCAGGCCTGGCAACAGGTGTCGGCCCGCCACGGGATCCCGGAACACCTGACACCGGGGCAGATGGGCTTTGCCGTGGTCGGTTACGGCAAGCTTGGCGGTATTGAGCTGGGGTATGGTTCGGATCTCGACCTGGTGTTCCTGCACAACTACCAGGGCAGCGGCATGACCAATGGCGATAAGCCGATTGAGATAAGTCACTTCTATTTGAAGCTGGCCCAGCGCATTCTGCACCTGTTCTCCACCCGCACCACCTCAGGCGAGCTGTACGAGGTGGACATGCGCCTGCGGCCCTCCGGCGCCTCCGGCCTGCTGGTAAGCGAGATTGAACGCTTCGGCGAATACCAGCGCGACGAGGCCTGGACATGGGAGCATCAGGCCCTGGTGCGCTCACGCTTTGTGTTCGGCGACAACCCGCTGGCGGTGCGCTTCAGCGCCATCCGCGCCGAGGTGCTGGCCAAAGAGCGTGACGCCGACAAACTCAAGGCCGAGGTGCGTGATATGCGCACCAAGATGCGTGAGCACCTGCTGAAGGTGGACAGCGGCATGTTTGACCTCAAGCAGAGCGCCGGCGGCATTGCCGACATAGAATTTATTGCCCAGTATCTGGTGCTGGCCAACAGTCACAACTGGCCGGAAATGGCGGTGTGGAGCGACAATGTGCGCATCTTTCAGACCGCGGCCGAACTGGAGCTGCTGGAGCTGCCGGTGGCCCAGCACCTGACCCAGGCCTATTGCACCTTAAGGGATGAAAACCACAGGTTGACCCTGGCCGGTCAGGCAGGGCAACTGCCGCTGGATCAGGTGGAGGACCATGTGGAGCGGGTCTGTACCATTTACGAGGCCGTGCTCGGCGCAGGGGCGAATTAG
- a CDS encoding DUF350 domain-containing protein, producing the protein MTLFTDYGITQELAIILLIDLSIAVALLTAMRYLQGWSIKVNSSDELAVRDNVAFGISTAGAVLALGIVLTGAITGAAAHDYLTEAMGMAAYGLFGLVLIKCGRWLHDKIALNELNKNEHVLKGNVSVALVDASAALATAIIIRAVLLWAEDLTLNTFIAIASAFAVSQLMLVLLTRLLERGYAGRNQGASMQQALCSGHTALAIRHSGHMLALALTFNAASHFIVFEPTAYLGNLLGWLLFSVIMLLALTLLLWLVKKLVLARINLADEVERQHNTGIAAVELAISIAVALILTGLMA; encoded by the coding sequence ATGACACTCTTTACTGATTACGGCATCACCCAGGAACTGGCGATCATTCTGCTTATCGATCTGTCCATTGCCGTGGCGCTGCTGACCGCCATGCGTTATTTGCAGGGCTGGAGCATCAAGGTCAACAGCAGCGACGAGCTGGCGGTCAGGGATAACGTCGCCTTCGGGATCAGCACGGCCGGGGCCGTATTGGCCCTGGGTATAGTGCTCACCGGCGCCATCACAGGCGCTGCCGCCCACGATTACCTGACCGAGGCCATGGGCATGGCCGCCTATGGCCTGTTTGGCCTGGTGCTTATCAAGTGTGGCCGCTGGCTGCATGACAAGATTGCCCTCAACGAACTGAACAAGAACGAGCACGTACTCAAGGGCAACGTGTCCGTGGCCCTGGTGGATGCCAGCGCCGCCCTGGCAACGGCCATCATCATCCGCGCCGTGCTGCTGTGGGCCGAGGATCTGACCCTCAACACCTTTATTGCCATCGCCTCGGCCTTCGCCGTATCCCAGCTGATGCTGGTGTTGCTGACCCGGCTGCTGGAACGCGGCTATGCCGGCCGCAATCAGGGCGCCTCCATGCAGCAGGCCCTGTGCAGCGGTCACACGGCGCTGGCCATACGCCACAGCGGCCACATGCTGGCGCTGGCACTGACCTTCAATGCCGCCAGTCACTTCATTGTGTTCGAACCTACGGCTTATCTGGGTAACCTGCTGGGCTGGCTGTTGTTTTCCGTCATCATGCTGCTGGCACTGACCCTGTTGCTGTGGCTGGTGAAGAAACTGGTATTGGCGCGGATTAATCTCGCCGATGAGGTGGAGCGGCAACACAACACAGGCATAGCCGCCGTGGAGCTGGCCATCAGTATCGCAGTGGCGCTGATCCTTACCGGGCTTATGGCCTGA
- a CDS encoding amidohydrolase family protein: MPLLKLSSPHPGKHPSLVSALCLALALAAPLQAETLKLTHFQLVDVEQGRLLQDRQMLIEDGRIVRIAPATEVLVADSSRDLGGRYLMPSLWDMHVHFEGRELVEDNALLLPLYLAYGITAVREAASDLAPEVMVWRKQIANGERVGPRIFSAGQKFEGIDSLWNGDLEVGDEAAMARGMDKLTAMGVDFIKITENTLQPELYLKTVAEARRRGYRVSSHIPYGVSVAEAANAGLSSIEHLSYVLRLGHQDEPEIAASVRSGTLEVKEAAARYGLGFDQTLADKGYRMLAAQGVAVTPTLIGGYQLANLDATDHSADGFLRYLTSAFTDKYSWRIERMGEQTPAQWQARKQKYQDEAAQLSRLDAAGVMLLAGSDSAALNTYVYPAEGLHSELQLWQQAGLSPARILRAATLDGARFMGLEKDYGSIAEGKRADLLLLRANPLADISATMQIEALIQGGEFHERAQLDTWLGNAAAAVQILNTGRRGI; the protein is encoded by the coding sequence ATGCCCCTGCTCAAGCTCTCTTCTCCTCATCCCGGAAAGCACCCAAGCCTTGTTTCCGCACTCTGCCTGGCCTTGGCCTTGGCTGCACCACTTCAGGCCGAGACCCTGAAACTGACCCATTTCCAGCTGGTGGACGTGGAGCAGGGACGGCTGCTGCAGGACAGGCAAATGCTGATTGAAGATGGCCGCATAGTGCGTATCGCCCCGGCAACCGAGGTGCTGGTGGCGGACAGCAGTCGGGATCTGGGGGGCCGGTATCTGATGCCGTCGCTGTGGGATATGCATGTGCACTTTGAGGGCCGGGAGTTGGTGGAGGACAATGCACTGTTGCTGCCCCTGTACCTTGCTTACGGCATCACGGCGGTGCGGGAAGCGGCCAGCGATCTCGCCCCCGAGGTCATGGTGTGGCGTAAGCAAATCGCCAATGGTGAGCGTGTGGGGCCGCGTATTTTCTCCGCCGGGCAAAAATTTGAGGGCATAGATTCCCTTTGGAATGGCGATCTGGAAGTGGGCGATGAGGCGGCCATGGCGCGGGGTATGGACAAGCTCACCGCCATGGGGGTGGATTTTATCAAGATCACCGAAAACACATTGCAACCGGAACTCTATCTGAAAACCGTGGCCGAGGCGCGTCGCCGTGGCTACCGGGTATCAAGCCACATTCCTTATGGCGTCTCTGTGGCTGAGGCCGCGAATGCCGGGCTGTCGAGCATAGAGCATCTGTCCTATGTGCTGCGCCTTGGGCATCAGGATGAGCCGGAGATAGCGGCATCGGTGCGCTCCGGCACCCTGGAAGTCAAGGAGGCTGCGGCCCGTTATGGCCTGGGATTCGATCAGACCCTGGCCGACAAGGGCTACCGCATGCTTGCCGCCCAAGGTGTGGCCGTGACCCCAACCCTGATAGGCGGTTATCAGCTGGCCAACCTCGACGCTACCGACCACAGTGCCGACGGCTTTTTGCGTTACCTGACCTCGGCCTTCACCGACAAATACAGTTGGCGCATTGAGCGCATGGGCGAGCAAACGCCGGCCCAATGGCAAGCCCGAAAGCAGAAGTATCAGGATGAAGCGGCGCAGCTATCCAGGTTGGACGCGGCCGGGGTCATGTTGCTGGCGGGCAGTGATTCGGCAGCGCTCAATACCTATGTGTACCCGGCTGAGGGGCTGCACAGCGAGCTGCAACTGTGGCAGCAGGCGGGATTGAGCCCGGCGAGAATTTTGCGTGCCGCCACCCTCGACGGCGCCAGATTTATGGGACTGGAAAAGGATTATGGCAGCATAGCCGAGGGCAAGCGGGCGGATCTCTTGCTGCTGCGTGCCAACCCCTTGGCGGACATCAGCGCCACCATGCAGATAGAGGCGTTAATCCAGGGTGGCGAATTCCATGAAAGGGCGCAGCTGGACACCTGGCTTGGCAATGCAGCCGCTGCGGTGCAGATCCTCAATACCGGCCGCCGCGGGATTTAA
- the zapE gene encoding cell division protein ZapE, which translates to MPDSSHAFDANSPLDANSPYGRYHQLCQQLALDFDPAQQAALAALQQRFEGLNVGERGRGLYLWGDVGRGKTLLMDLFHASLGNMPSLRLHFHRFMARIHRELNLLSGVRDPLKHLARELAKDCKVLCFDEFFVSDIGDAIILGRLCEALFEQGVLLVATSNTPIPRLYENGLQRERFLPAIALLEQQLESIHLDGKRDHRLKTMATDIPHGPLPRWQLGGEPNFDALFNDALLSEKGKNALEVQVLGRPIAAVRAGAGRAWFNFNALCEGPRSQLDYMALAEQFDLLVLSDVPRLGGEPRGWIRARGTEDGVEATATGERILSYAPEDDAARRFIALVDEFYDQGKQLYLHTLVPLTELYCQGALSFEFRRTHSRLQQMLRADWPG; encoded by the coding sequence ATGCCGGACAGCAGCCACGCCTTTGATGCCAACTCTCCCTTAGATGCCAACTCGCCCTACGGGCGCTATCACCAGTTGTGCCAACAGCTGGCGCTGGACTTTGATCCCGCCCAGCAGGCGGCGCTGGCGGCACTGCAACAGCGATTCGAAGGGCTCAATGTGGGCGAGCGCGGCCGCGGTCTCTATCTCTGGGGCGATGTGGGCCGCGGCAAGACCCTGCTGATGGACCTGTTTCACGCCTCCCTCGGTAACATGCCCAGCCTCAGGCTGCACTTTCACCGTTTTATGGCCCGGATCCACAGGGAACTGAACCTGCTCAGCGGCGTCAGGGATCCCCTTAAGCACCTTGCGCGGGAGTTGGCCAAAGACTGTAAGGTGCTCTGCTTTGATGAGTTTTTTGTCTCCGACATAGGGGATGCCATCATACTCGGGCGCCTGTGCGAGGCCCTGTTCGAGCAGGGAGTGCTGCTGGTGGCGACCTCCAATACCCCCATCCCCAGGCTGTATGAGAACGGGCTGCAGCGGGAGCGCTTCCTGCCCGCCATTGCCCTGCTGGAGCAGCAACTGGAGTCGATTCACCTCGATGGCAAGCGGGATCACAGGCTAAAAACTATGGCAACGGATATTCCCCACGGCCCGCTGCCGCGCTGGCAACTGGGGGGTGAACCCAATTTCGATGCCTTGTTCAATGATGCCTTGCTCAGTGAAAAGGGGAAGAATGCACTTGAGGTGCAGGTGCTGGGACGGCCCATAGCCGCGGTTCGCGCCGGAGCCGGACGAGCCTGGTTCAACTTTAACGCCCTCTGTGAAGGGCCCAGGTCCCAGCTCGATTACATGGCGCTGGCAGAGCAGTTTGACTTGCTGGTGCTCAGCGATGTGCCGCGCCTCGGCGGCGAGCCCAGGGGCTGGATCCGCGCCCGCGGTACCGAAGATGGGGTTGAGGCCACGGCCACAGGCGAGCGCATCCTCAGCTATGCGCCGGAGGACGATGCCGCCCGGCGCTTTATCGCCCTGGTGGACGAATTTTATGACCAGGGTAAACAGCTGTACCTGCACACCCTGGTGCCATTGACCGAGCTGTATTGTCAGGGCGCCCTGAGTTTTGAATTTCGCCGCACCCACAGCCGGCTGCAGCAGATGCTGCGCGCCGACTGGCCGGGTTAA
- a CDS encoding LysR substrate-binding domain-containing protein, translating into MTDPASPANQGLLDPVLLRAFVAVADSGSFTRAAAATHLTQSTVSQQLKRLEQQLGYELLDRKGRYAVPTPEGERLLSYARNILALMLEAGSTMQRQRLLRLGVAEDFAGDTLMPVLQAVRAQYPDLRLELSSGLSKPLYQGFREGELDLVLIKQRQAEHSARASWPEPLCWMAAKGWQFDSGQPLPLVSFPPGGLYRNEMGQLLDEAGIPWQLTYSSNSLEGVLCAVAAGLGVSLLPARLLRPGQHSEVQALPPALPMELALHQAPVAGPELQFLAREIQRHCDLLMSGSAY; encoded by the coding sequence ATGACAGACCCGGCCTCTCCCGCGAACCAGGGACTTTTGGATCCCGTATTGCTGCGCGCCTTTGTGGCCGTGGCCGACAGCGGCAGTTTCACCCGCGCTGCGGCGGCCACCCACCTGACCCAGTCCACCGTCAGTCAGCAGCTTAAACGGCTTGAGCAGCAATTGGGCTATGAGCTGCTCGACCGCAAGGGCCGCTATGCAGTGCCGACGCCGGAGGGCGAGCGTCTTCTGAGTTATGCCAGAAACATACTGGCGCTGATGTTGGAGGCCGGCAGCACTATGCAGCGTCAACGCCTGCTGCGGCTCGGGGTTGCCGAAGACTTTGCCGGTGATACCCTGATGCCGGTTCTGCAGGCAGTTCGAGCACAGTATCCGGATCTGCGCCTGGAGCTCAGCTCAGGGCTCAGTAAGCCCCTGTACCAGGGATTCAGGGAAGGAGAATTGGATCTGGTGTTGATAAAGCAGCGCCAGGCTGAGCACAGCGCCCGGGCCAGCTGGCCCGAACCCCTGTGCTGGATGGCAGCCAAGGGCTGGCAGTTTGACAGCGGGCAGCCCTTGCCCCTGGTGTCTTTTCCACCGGGGGGGCTGTATCGCAATGAAATGGGCCAGCTGTTGGATGAGGCCGGCATCCCCTGGCAACTGACCTACAGCAGCAACTCCCTCGAAGGGGTGCTGTGTGCCGTGGCGGCGGGCCTGGGTGTCAGCCTGCTGCCGGCCCGCCTGCTCAGACCCGGGCAACATAGCGAGGTGCAAGCCCTGCCCCCGGCCTTACCCATGGAGCTGGCCTTGCATCAGGCCCCCGTCGCCGGGCCCGAACTGCAGTTCCTGGCCCGGGAAATTCAGCGCCATTGCGACCTGCTGATGTCAGGAAGCGCCTACTAA
- a CDS encoding polyamine aminopropyltransferase, with protein MSEQGLMEPVQPKSRLSRLDDGLLLGIMAVLAGCGLIYEYLLSHYAGRILGALEAAVYTMIGLMIVSMGLGAFAARKIRCAFTGFAILELLVALAGAGAIIFTAAAIGISQQLPMLLAETLELPPDRLPAGGMFGQLQQLTQYLPYVFGVLLGLMVGMEIPLIARVRQSLSEAHLIHNAGTIYGADYIGAGVGAALWVGCMLTLDVQLSASLTAAFNLLAGLVFITRFHGKIRGANYLLLAHLLASLLLGLLAIKGPDWEQDFNNLLYKDKVIYSQATRFQQLTFTERLRGKGLAPVYCLYINGRLQFSSADEKIYHSFLTQAPLLASARHDRILIVGGGDGLAARDVLRWQPRSVTLLDLDEQLVQLFREPPEDMPPRLAKALLALNQDALRDPRLNLVFNDAFNGVDELIAKGASFDAIIVDLPDPSHPDLNKLYSDLFYRKLAELLSRDGAISIQSTSPYHARAAFISIGKTLAEAGFKVNQYHHNVPSFGEWGWTLGTLNGADGKQRIDTLTTLPVTDGWMTPELLRGAFAFPADFYRDSDAIKANSIGSFTLYQYHLKAWAESEGEALY; from the coding sequence GTGAGCGAACAGGGCCTGATGGAACCAGTTCAGCCCAAAAGCCGCCTGAGCAGGCTGGATGACGGCCTGCTGCTGGGCATAATGGCGGTACTGGCGGGCTGCGGACTTATCTACGAGTACCTCTTGTCCCACTATGCCGGGCGCATTCTCGGAGCCCTGGAAGCCGCGGTCTACACCATGATAGGCCTGATGATAGTTTCCATGGGCCTGGGTGCCTTTGCCGCCCGCAAGATCCGCTGTGCCTTCACCGGCTTTGCCATATTGGAACTCTTGGTGGCCCTTGCCGGTGCCGGCGCAATAATCTTTACCGCCGCTGCCATCGGCATAAGCCAGCAACTGCCCATGCTGCTGGCGGAAACCCTGGAATTGCCGCCCGACAGGCTGCCCGCCGGTGGCATGTTCGGCCAGCTGCAACAACTGACCCAATACCTGCCCTACGTGTTCGGCGTCCTTTTGGGACTGATGGTGGGCATGGAAATTCCACTGATAGCCCGGGTGCGCCAGTCCCTGTCCGAGGCCCACCTAATCCATAACGCCGGCACTATTTACGGGGCCGACTACATAGGCGCAGGTGTCGGCGCCGCCCTCTGGGTCGGCTGTATGCTGACCCTGGATGTGCAGCTGTCGGCAAGCCTGACCGCCGCCTTTAACCTGTTGGCGGGCCTGGTGTTTATCACCCGCTTCCACGGCAAGATCCGCGGCGCCAATTATCTGCTGCTGGCCCACCTGCTGGCATCCTTGCTGCTGGGACTGCTGGCCATCAAGGGGCCGGATTGGGAGCAGGACTTCAATAATCTGCTTTACAAGGACAAGGTCATCTACAGCCAGGCTACCCGCTTTCAGCAGCTGACCTTCACCGAACGTCTGCGCGGCAAGGGACTGGCCCCCGTGTACTGCCTGTACATTAACGGGCGGCTGCAATTCTCCTCCGCCGATGAGAAGATTTACCATAGCTTCCTGACCCAGGCGCCACTGCTGGCCAGCGCCCGCCACGACAGGATATTGATAGTCGGCGGTGGCGATGGCCTGGCGGCCCGGGATGTATTGCGCTGGCAACCCCGGTCCGTGACCCTGCTGGATTTGGACGAACAGCTGGTGCAGCTGTTTCGGGAACCGCCCGAGGACATGCCGCCAAGGCTTGCCAAGGCACTGTTGGCACTCAATCAGGACGCACTCAGGGATCCGCGCCTGAACCTGGTATTCAACGATGCCTTCAACGGTGTCGATGAGCTGATAGCCAAGGGGGCCAGTTTCGATGCCATCATAGTGGACCTGCCGGACCCCAGCCATCCGGATCTGAACAAGCTGTATTCGGATCTGTTTTACCGCAAGTTGGCGGAATTGCTGAGCCGTGATGGCGCCATCAGCATCCAGTCCACCTCGCCCTATCACGCCAGGGCGGCCTTTATCAGCATAGGCAAGACCCTGGCCGAGGCAGGATTCAAGGTGAATCAATATCACCACAATGTGCCGAGTTTCGGCGAATGGGGTTGGACCCTGGGGACCCTGAACGGCGCCGATGGCAAACAGAGGATTGATACGCTAACCACGCTGCCGGTGACCGACGGTTGGATGACCCCGGAGCTGCTGCGGGGCGCTTTCGCCTTTCCGGCGGATTTCTACCGCGACAGTGACGCGATTAAGGCCAACAGCATAGGCTCCTTCACCCTGTATCAGTACCACCTCAAGGCCTGGGCCGAGAGCGAAGGGGAAGCTCTTTATTAA
- a CDS encoding DUF6942 family protein, with protein sequence MSGENTPVGLGDGNYQFGVCIGNRPPFMGLQQLDSCRPLVAGEIKAIGDACGNGWRKVFNVYAKLLWAMKQAGLAQEPPLARLEEFSEWQQYRDDLLLQPGSGTALLFEPPATLDDGRVHLIMGRTWAKQLLDEGRLVAELDWLNPEFAIDRRRRLIVCPYFDYRQLSDIKIEFLVSLLAEGFDWSGA encoded by the coding sequence ATGAGTGGGGAAAACACGCCCGTGGGCCTGGGCGATGGCAATTATCAATTTGGCGTCTGCATAGGCAACAGGCCGCCCTTTATGGGCTTGCAGCAGCTGGATAGTTGCCGTCCCCTGGTGGCGGGTGAGATCAAGGCCATAGGGGATGCCTGTGGCAATGGCTGGCGCAAGGTGTTCAATGTCTACGCCAAACTGCTGTGGGCCATGAAGCAAGCGGGATTGGCGCAAGAGCCGCCGCTGGCCCGGCTAGAGGAATTTTCGGAATGGCAGCAGTACCGGGATGACCTCTTGCTGCAACCGGGCTCGGGGACGGCGCTGCTGTTTGAGCCCCCCGCAACCCTTGATGACGGCCGAGTGCACCTCATCATGGGCCGCACCTGGGCCAAGCAGTTACTGGACGAGGGGCGGCTGGTGGCCGAGCTGGACTGGCTTAATCCTGAGTTTGCCATCGACCGCCGCAGGCGGCTGATTGTCTGCCCCTACTTCGACTACCGCCAGCTGTCTGATATCAAGATAGAATTTCTGGTGTCCCTGCTGGCTGAGGGATTTGATTGGTCCGGTGCCTGA